In one window of Paraflavitalea soli DNA:
- a CDS encoding type IX secretion system plug protein, which translates to MKRCILSWLLLSVFLVQLLPVQAQIPDAVYSPRIKTVLLHPTGNQLGPPIMQLGGIGSLELHFDDLDANVKNYSYTFQLCNADWTPAILSQFDFISGFSQQRINTYRVSSIAFTRYTHYQAALPDRNCMPTKSGNYILKVFLNGDTSKTIFTKRMLVYREQAAITAQVQQPFNGQIFRTHQKIQFKVALNEGLNVVNQFQQINVVIMQNYRWDNAVSNIRPSFFSRNVLEYNTENDAVFPAGKEWRWLDLRSFRFQSDRIEKVKYGNGSTDVIVRPDANRSSQRFNFFRDNNGMFTIETTESVNPYWQGDYATVNFTFVPGNNVPFPDKDVFIVGQLTNYNLNDSAKMVFNTEKGAYERSLFLKMGYYDYCYATIDRNDPKRKASFDFTEGNYWETENNYTILVYYRPLGGRADELVGLTTINSLTNRP; encoded by the coding sequence ATGAAACGATGCATTCTATCCTGGTTATTACTGTCGGTTTTCCTGGTACAGCTCCTGCCTGTTCAGGCCCAGATACCCGATGCAGTCTATTCACCACGAATTAAAACAGTGCTGTTGCACCCTACCGGCAACCAGCTGGGGCCACCCATTATGCAACTCGGCGGTATCGGCTCCCTGGAGCTCCATTTCGACGACCTTGATGCCAATGTTAAAAATTACTCCTATACGTTTCAGCTGTGCAATGCCGATTGGACTCCCGCTATTCTCAGCCAGTTTGATTTTATCAGCGGCTTTTCACAACAGCGCATCAATACCTACCGCGTTTCCTCCATCGCCTTTACCCGTTATACCCATTACCAGGCCGCCTTGCCCGACAGGAATTGCATGCCCACCAAATCCGGCAATTATATATTGAAGGTTTTCCTGAATGGCGATACCTCTAAAACCATCTTCACCAAGCGGATGTTGGTATACAGGGAACAGGCCGCCATTACCGCCCAGGTACAACAGCCATTTAACGGACAGATATTCCGCACCCACCAGAAGATTCAGTTTAAAGTAGCGCTGAATGAAGGGTTGAATGTCGTCAACCAGTTTCAACAGATCAACGTAGTGATAATGCAAAATTATCGTTGGGACAATGCCGTCTCCAATATCCGCCCATCTTTCTTTTCCAGGAATGTGCTGGAGTACAATACAGAAAATGATGCTGTTTTTCCTGCTGGAAAGGAGTGGCGTTGGCTCGACCTGCGCAGCTTCCGTTTTCAAAGCGACCGGATTGAGAAGGTAAAATATGGAAATGGCAGTACCGATGTGATCGTCCGGCCCGATGCCAACAGAAGCAGCCAGCGCTTCAATTTCTTCCGCGATAATAATGGTATGTTCACTATCGAGACCACCGAAAGCGTCAATCCCTATTGGCAGGGCGACTATGCTACCGTCAACTTTACTTTTGTGCCGGGCAACAACGTCCCTTTTCCCGATAAAGATGTATTTATTGTAGGGCAATTGACCAACTACAACCTCAACGATTCGGCTAAAATGGTGTTCAATACAGAGAAAGGAGCCTATGAAAGGTCACTCTTCCTGAAAATGGGGTACTATGATTATTGTTACGCCACCATCGACCGCAACGATCCAAAGCGCAAAGCCTCTTTTGATTTCACCGAAGGCAATTATTGGGAAACCGAAAACAACTATACCATTTTGGTCTATTATCGTCCATTGGGTGGCCGCGCAGATGAATTGGTAGGTCTCACCACTATTAATTCACTCACCAACAGGCCTTAG